One window from the genome of Paraclostridium sordellii encodes:
- a CDS encoding ligand-binding sensor domain-containing protein, translating to MGKVNLFSRIGLVILINFFIFLCLFNKVNAQDRRITFNNLNIEQGISQSTIDVIFQDSKGYVWFGTNDGLNKYNGYDFKVYNYEYGENSISNNHISDIDEDSHGNIWITTIGGVSKLNPKNDEIKNYKVKDNSIGSNNAMEVLVTNENKVLVATDEGLYLYEENLDKFKKVLGENNDINCQYIYSIDEDSEGNIWLGLKKGVIKVSKNFKIIKTFPTSTEKNSLGEGEIYNVYCDDENGYVWVGSASSGLSKINTKTDEITRYTHDLNDSKSIPNDNIGCIKKDSKDNVWIGTANGLAKYNKQSDNFNVYHHKIYDKNSLVNNNIKSLMEDSKGLIWVGTYSGISIFDTDSKINHYKAGLDDNYLLNENIVHGVYEDEDGYLWVGTNSKGVNIIDRKNNTSKQLNSSIDKAFKNDSVNDITGKGNIIYIATDNGLIKLDKSRKILKNYSTKDGLVDNKIKDVMIDSKGYLWIGTTDGLSILNPETDEVIDINKIINDKINKGKNQNNYIRHIYEDKQGNYYLGLLKQNGLCVINPKDRTIKHYKHSESDNESISDNHVRYINEDSKGNIWVGTSYGLNKLDKKSGKFKRYTTKNGIANNTIYGVLVDNDDSIWISTNKGISKIDSNNDKVINLSVTDGLQGNEFNGNAAYKNKKGELFFGGVNGLNSFYPNDIIKSGDKPKVLFDKFLIDNKEFHDINNKKFSEGTNTISIKFFTPNYSSEKSTTYEYRLEGSSGGITRTKDNHVTYNDLQPGNYIFKVKAIDTSGNVSDESQVSFSIKPPFWLSGYACLIYILIVIAFIINHKYKVKKLDKLVQKKTLRLREEMERNTVLLNKNIKLEKNKNNYFVNLSHELRTPLNVISSTNQLILGLMKKDEGIKEDRLNHYIDVSQRNCKRLLNLINNIVDSTKLQNDMYVISLKKVDIVYLVEETALTLIDYVSAKGIDLIIDPEIEEKTIMCDSYEIERCIVNLVGNAAKFTPEGGTITITIKDLDDKVKISVSDTGVGIDEKYHKAIFDRFSQVVDINNEVKAGSGLGLTITNHIIKLHNGEIYVESKLGEGSNFIIILPVTQNTKSN from the coding sequence ATGGAGAAAATAGTATAAGTAATAATCATATAAGTGATATAGATGAAGATAGTCATGGAAATATATGGATAACAACCATAGGTGGCGTAAGTAAGTTAAATCCTAAAAATGATGAGATAAAAAACTATAAAGTTAAAGATAATTCTATAGGAAGCAATAACGCTATGGAAGTATTAGTAACTAATGAAAATAAAGTATTAGTTGCTACTGATGAAGGATTGTATTTATATGAGGAAAACTTGGATAAATTTAAGAAGGTTTTAGGCGAAAATAACGATATTAATTGTCAATATATTTACTCTATAGATGAAGATTCTGAAGGTAATATTTGGTTAGGTCTTAAAAAGGGAGTTATAAAAGTATCAAAAAATTTTAAAATCATAAAAACTTTTCCTACATCAACAGAAAAGAACTCTTTAGGAGAAGGTGAGATTTATAATGTATATTGTGATGATGAAAATGGATATGTTTGGGTAGGAAGTGCTAGTTCAGGATTATCTAAAATAAACACAAAAACAGATGAAATAACTAGGTATACGCATGATTTAAATGATTCAAAATCTATACCAAATGACAATATAGGTTGTATAAAAAAAGACAGTAAAGACAATGTATGGATAGGTACTGCAAATGGACTTGCAAAGTACAATAAGCAAAGTGATAATTTTAATGTTTATCATCATAAAATATATGATAAAAATAGCTTAGTAAATAATAATATAAAAAGCTTAATGGAAGATAGTAAAGGCCTTATATGGGTTGGTACCTATTCAGGTATAAGTATATTTGACACAGATAGCAAGATAAATCATTATAAAGCAGGACTTGATGATAATTATTTGCTAAATGAAAATATAGTACATGGTGTATATGAAGATGAGGATGGATATCTTTGGGTAGGTACAAATTCAAAAGGTGTAAATATAATTGATAGGAAAAATAATACATCTAAGCAATTAAACAGTAGTATAGATAAAGCATTTAAAAATGATTCTGTAAATGATATAACTGGAAAAGGCAATATTATTTATATAGCAACTGATAATGGACTTATTAAACTAGACAAATCAAGAAAGATATTAAAAAATTATAGTACAAAAGACGGTTTAGTAGATAATAAAATAAAAGATGTAATGATAGATAGTAAAGGCTATCTATGGATTGGGACAACAGATGGATTAAGTATTTTAAATCCAGAAACTGACGAAGTCATAGATATAAATAAAATTATAAATGATAAAATAAATAAAGGTAAAAATCAAAATAACTATATTAGACATATATATGAAGATAAACAAGGTAATTATTATTTAGGACTTTTAAAACAAAATGGACTATGTGTTATAAATCCAAAAGATAGAACTATAAAACATTATAAGCATAGCGAAAGTGATAATGAAAGCATAAGTGATAATCATGTTAGATATATAAACGAGGATAGTAAAGGAAACATATGGGTTGGTACTAGCTATGGATTAAATAAACTAGATAAAAAAAGTGGTAAGTTTAAGAGATATACAACTAAAAATGGAATAGCAAACAATACTATATATGGTGTTTTAGTAGATAATGATGATAGTATATGGATAAGTACAAATAAGGGGATTTCTAAAATTGATTCAAATAATGATAAAGTTATCAATTTAAGTGTAACTGATGGATTACAAGGAAATGAATTTAACGGTAATGCAGCATATAAAAATAAAAAAGGAGAACTTTTTTTTGGAGGCGTTAATGGATTAAACTCATTTTACCCAAATGACATAATTAAATCAGGAGATAAACCTAAAGTATTGTTTGATAAATTTTTAATAGATAATAAAGAATTTCATGATATAAACAACAAGAAGTTTAGTGAAGGAACAAATACAATAAGTATAAAGTTTTTTACTCCAAATTATTCAAGTGAAAAAAGTACTACATACGAATATAGATTAGAAGGTAGTAGTGGAGGAATAACAAGAACAAAAGATAATCATGTTACTTATAATGATTTACAGCCTGGTAATTACATATTTAAAGTAAAAGCAATAGACACAAGCGGAAATGTAAGTGACGAAAGTCAAGTTAGTTTCTCTATAAAACCTCCTTTTTGGTTAAGTGGATATGCATGTTTAATATACATATTAATAGTAATTGCATTTATAATAAATCATAAATATAAAGTAAAGAAGCTTGACAAACTAGTACAGAAAAAAACTCTTAGATTAAGAGAAGAGATGGAGAGAAATACAGTTTTACTAAATAAAAATATAAAACTAGAAAAAAATAAAAATAACTATTTTGTAAACTTATCTCATGAGTTAAGAACTCCTTTAAATGTTATAAGCAGTACAAATCAACTTATATTAGGATTAATGAAAAAAGATGAAGGTATTAAAGAGGACAGATTAAACCATTACATAGACGTATCACAAAGAAATTGCAAAAGACTATTAAACTTAATTAATAATATAGTAGATAGTACAAAGCTTCAAAATGATATGTATGTAATTTCATTAAAGAAAGTGGATATTGTCTATTTAGTAGAAGAAACTGCATTAACTTTAATTGATTATGTAAGTGCTAAAGGAATTGATTTAATAATAGATCCAGAAATTGAAGAAAAAACTATAATGTGTGATAGTTATGAAATTGAAAGATGCATTGTTAACTTAGTCGGCAATGCAGCTAAATTTACTCCTGAAGGAGGAACAATAACAATAACTATTAAAGATTTAGATGATAAAGTTAAAATTAGTGTATCAGATACAGGTGTTGGTATAGATGAAAAGTATCATAAAGCTATATTTGATAGATTCAGTCAAGTTGTCGATATAAATAATGAAGTGAAGGCCGGAAGTGGACTTGGACTTACTATAACCAATCATATAATTAAGCTTCATAATGGAGAAATATATGTTGAAAGTAAACTAGGTGAAGGGAGTAATTTTATTATAATACTTCCAGTTACCCAAAATACTAAAAGCAATTAA
- a CDS encoding DEAD/DEAH box helicase yields the protein MKISEVKEIIENNTEKNRYNSGVILYKSNLVSNSYIKKESENINFYATIRDESFLNQNTVFIVLSEKTKRIVSTSCDCNDWLCKSGESNTFICKHMVAAIYKCLDDLNKKKSKKSSSISHSKNEIKYAKLNTSINISKDEFDMLEISFNIGKLNQSRYKDIYNSYKQNKRLYHLKESIYLDLHDEEIQNLFKLIDTLGFSGEGSSFKVNSNKALYIDEYIREKSINFVSGKEYIKNICEKFNKKDNYKNKIHKELDNILREYQKDGVTWFNNLSYYGFGGILADEMGLGKTLQTIAFIRGNENSKTMIITPTSLIHNWKNEFNKFTPSIKVGIIHGDKSLRENVIENYKSYDVIITTYSTIRNDLELYKNINFDYLIIDEAQNIKNPQTISSKAVKSINSKSKFALTGTPIENNLLELWSIFDFIMPGYLYDKVKFQNEFIINENTNELKKLIKPFILRRTKKEVIEELPDKIEKKFIVELNKEQKQIYDIYNKSVLEKLKNNKGKSDKITIFSYLTKLRQLCLHPKTLLKDYKGKSEKLKVCMEITKEAIESGRKILIFSQFTSILRIIEEEIQKEGIEKLYLDGKTNAQDRIKLVNEFNENKNIKVFLISLKVGGTGLNLTSADMVIHFDPWWNLSVENQASDRAHRIGQKNVVEVIKLISKDTIEEKIVLLQESKKELIDNIIDEKLSNSNILNKLNNEDLINLLK from the coding sequence ATGAAGATAAGTGAAGTAAAAGAAATTATTGAAAATAATACTGAAAAAAATAGATACAACTCAGGAGTTATTTTATATAAAAGTAACTTAGTGAGTAATAGTTATATAAAAAAAGAAAGCGAAAATATAAATTTCTATGCAACTATTAGAGATGAAAGCTTTTTAAATCAAAATACAGTATTTATAGTTTTAAGTGAGAAAACAAAACGTATAGTAAGTACAAGTTGTGACTGTAATGATTGGCTATGTAAAAGTGGAGAGAGCAATACATTTATATGTAAACACATGGTAGCTGCAATATATAAATGCCTAGATGATTTGAACAAGAAAAAAAGTAAAAAAAGTAGTAGTATAAGTCATAGTAAAAATGAAATAAAATATGCAAAGTTAAATACAAGTATAAATATATCAAAAGATGAATTTGATATGTTGGAAATTTCATTTAATATAGGTAAATTAAATCAATCTAGATATAAAGATATATATAATTCATATAAACAAAATAAAAGGTTATACCATTTAAAAGAATCTATATATCTAGATTTACATGATGAAGAAATACAAAATCTTTTTAAATTAATAGATACTTTAGGATTTTCTGGAGAAGGAAGTAGCTTTAAAGTAAATAGTAATAAAGCATTATATATAGATGAATATATAAGAGAAAAGAGTATAAATTTTGTAAGTGGAAAAGAGTATATTAAAAATATATGCGAAAAGTTTAATAAAAAAGATAATTATAAAAATAAAATCCATAAAGAATTAGATAATATATTAAGAGAATACCAAAAGGATGGAGTTACATGGTTTAATAACTTAAGTTATTATGGTTTTGGAGGGATTTTAGCTGATGAAATGGGCCTAGGAAAAACTTTACAAACAATAGCATTTATAAGGGGGAATGAAAACTCTAAAACTATGATAATTACACCTACATCATTAATTCATAACTGGAAAAATGAATTTAATAAATTTACACCTTCAATTAAAGTTGGAATTATACATGGGGATAAAAGTTTAAGAGAAAATGTAATTGAAAATTATAAAAGTTATGATGTTATAATAACTACATATTCAACAATAAGAAATGATTTAGAACTTTATAAAAATATAAATTTTGATTATTTAATTATAGATGAAGCTCAAAATATTAAAAATCCACAAACTATAAGTTCTAAAGCTGTTAAGAGTATAAATTCTAAGTCTAAGTTTGCACTTACTGGTACTCCTATAGAAAATAATTTATTGGAGCTATGGTCAATATTTGACTTTATAATGCCAGGATATTTATATGATAAAGTGAAATTTCAAAATGAATTTATAATAAATGAAAATACAAATGAATTAAAAAAATTAATAAAGCCATTTATACTTAGAAGAACTAAAAAAGAAGTAATAGAAGAATTACCTGATAAAATTGAGAAAAAATTTATTGTAGAATTAAATAAAGAACAAAAACAAATATATGATATATATAATAAAAGTGTATTAGAAAAGTTAAAAAATAATAAAGGCAAAAGTGATAAAATTACTATATTCTCTTATTTAACTAAATTACGTCAACTATGCTTGCATCCAAAAACTTTGCTAAAAGATTATAAAGGTAAAAGTGAAAAGTTAAAAGTATGTATGGAAATAACTAAAGAAGCTATTGAAAGTGGTAGAAAAATTTTAATATTTTCTCAGTTTACGAGTATTTTAAGAATCATTGAAGAAGAAATTCAAAAAGAAGGCATAGAAAAATTATATTTAGATGGTAAAACTAATGCTCAAGATAGAATTAAATTAGTAAATGAATTTAATGAAAATAAGAATATAAAAGTATTTTTAATATCATTAAAAGTAGGAGGAACAGGGCTTAATTTAACCAGTGCTGATATGGTAATACACTTTGATCCATGGTGGAACTTATCTGTTGAAAATCAAGCAAGTGATAGAGCTCACAGAATAGGACAAAAAAATGTAGTAGAAGTTATAAAATTAATTTCAAAAGATACAATAGAAGAGAAAATAGTATTATTACAAGAAAGTAAAAAAGAGCTTATAGATAATATAATAGATGAAAAATTGTCTAATTCAAATATATTAAATAAGCTTAATAATGAAGATTTAATCAACTTACTTAAATAA
- a CDS encoding LacI family DNA-binding transcriptional regulator — translation MKVTIKDVAKEAGVATSTVSRVLSNNSKISDETKEKVHKAIKKLNYKPSAIARSLANNKTRILGVILPNEAQEFLDNSFFLNAMKGISIYAQSKGYYITYVFTKENKKELDSIIDIIDAKLIDGIILLRSEENDKSINYLKKINFPFSVIGRPEHSNDILWVDNDNFQATYNVVNKLVQRGHRNIGFIGAIENLNMSKDRLKGYTMALEINGISLNENLIIHGTDFTEEEGYICMEKLFVNNDLSAIITTDDLLAFGVRKLLNEKNIKNISLVGFNDTKLDKYQNPPLASVNINADELGYYATKLLIDKLENNRAINNHYIVKTEFIERESFI, via the coding sequence ATGAAAGTTACAATAAAAGATGTGGCAAAGGAAGCTGGGGTAGCGACGTCTACTGTATCTAGAGTTCTATCAAACAATTCAAAAATAAGCGATGAAACAAAAGAAAAGGTACATAAAGCAATAAAAAAATTAAATTATAAACCAAGTGCTATAGCTAGAAGTTTAGCAAATAACAAAACTAGAATATTAGGTGTTATTTTGCCAAATGAAGCTCAGGAATTTCTTGATAATTCATTTTTTCTAAATGCAATGAAGGGAATAAGTATTTATGCACAAAGTAAAGGTTATTATATAACTTATGTATTCACAAAAGAAAATAAAAAAGAGTTAGATAGTATAATAGATATTATTGATGCAAAATTAATAGATGGAATAATACTATTAAGGTCAGAGGAAAATGATAAAAGTATAAATTACTTAAAAAAAATTAATTTTCCTTTTTCAGTAATTGGAAGGCCGGAACATTCTAATGATATATTATGGGTAGATAATGATAATTTTCAAGCTACTTATAATGTTGTAAATAAACTTGTTCAAAGAGGACATAGAAATATAGGTTTTATTGGAGCTATTGAAAATTTAAATATGTCTAAAGACAGGCTAAAAGGTTATACTATGGCTCTAGAAATAAATGGAATAAGTTTAAATGAAAACCTTATAATACATGGAACAGATTTTACTGAAGAAGAAGGATATATTTGTATGGAAAAATTATTTGTAAATAATGACTTAAGTGCAATAATAACTACGGATGATTTATTAGCATTTGGAGTTAGAAAATTATTAAATGAAAAAAATATAAAAAATATATCTTTAGTTGGATTTAATGATACTAAATTAGATAAGTATCAAAATCCACCATTAGCATCGGTAAATATTAATGCAGATGAATTAGGATATTATGCAACGAAACTTTTAATTGATAAGTTAGAGAATAATCGCGCTATAAACAACCACTATATTGTAAAAACTGAATTTATTGAAAGAGAATCGTTTATATAA
- a CDS encoding PTS transporter subunit IIBC, producing the protein MSSKTKLISFDFWQKLGKALLVVIAVMPAAGLMVSIGKLIGMSSDAHFIMTTAKVVEDIGWGIIGNLHILFAVAIGGSWAKERAGGAFAAVIAFILINRITGVILGVTPEMLLDPNATVTSLTGATLLVKDYFTSILGAPALNMGVFVGIISGFMGAVLYNKFYNFDKLPKALAFFNGKRFVPFVVILGSVVGAIVLAIVWPFAQGALNAFGMWIASSKDTAPVLAPFVYGTLERLLLPFGLHHMITVPMNYTELGGIYQIATGAAAGTTVAGQDPLWLAWITDLVNLKASGDTSAYNHLLTSITPARFKAGQVILSTASLAGISLAMYKNVDKDKAKKYKPIFISAMLACFLTGVTEPIEFMFMFISPVLYLVYAVLTGLGFALADIINLRVHAFGFIEFLTRTPMMIKAGLTMDLINFFISCAVFFFLNFGIFNFLIKKFNIATPGRRGNYIEEGNEEDNKKADTNMAQDVLSSKIINLLGGADNIEDVDACMTRLRVTVKDVSLVGNEKEWKALGALGLIVKDRGVQAIYGPKADVLKSNILDMLGA; encoded by the coding sequence ATGAGTAGTAAAACTAAACTAATATCTTTTGATTTCTGGCAAAAGCTAGGAAAAGCACTTTTAGTAGTTATAGCAGTAATGCCGGCTGCGGGGCTTATGGTTTCTATAGGTAAACTTATAGGTATGTCATCAGATGCCCATTTTATAATGACAACTGCTAAAGTTGTAGAAGACATAGGTTGGGGAATTATTGGGAACTTACATATATTATTTGCAGTAGCAATAGGAGGATCTTGGGCAAAAGAACGTGCTGGTGGAGCCTTTGCAGCAGTAATTGCTTTTATATTAATAAATCGTATAACAGGAGTTATACTTGGTGTTACACCAGAGATGTTATTAGATCCAAATGCAACAGTAACATCATTAACAGGAGCTACACTTTTAGTAAAAGATTACTTCACATCTATATTAGGGGCACCAGCTCTTAATATGGGAGTATTTGTAGGTATAATTTCAGGGTTTATGGGTGCAGTTCTTTACAATAAATTCTATAACTTTGATAAACTACCTAAAGCTTTAGCATTTTTCAATGGAAAACGTTTTGTACCATTTGTTGTAATTTTAGGGTCAGTAGTGGGTGCTATTGTTTTAGCTATAGTTTGGCCATTTGCACAAGGTGCACTAAATGCATTTGGTATGTGGATTGCATCTTCTAAAGATACAGCTCCAGTATTAGCACCTTTTGTATATGGAACTCTTGAAAGACTATTATTACCATTTGGACTTCACCATATGATAACAGTTCCTATGAATTATACGGAATTAGGAGGAATATATCAAATAGCAACAGGAGCAGCCGCTGGAACTACTGTTGCAGGTCAAGATCCATTATGGCTTGCATGGATAACAGATTTAGTAAACTTAAAAGCTTCAGGAGATACTTCAGCATACAACCATTTATTGACAAGTATAACTCCAGCTCGTTTTAAAGCAGGTCAAGTAATATTATCAACTGCATCACTTGCAGGTATATCACTTGCAATGTATAAAAATGTAGATAAAGATAAAGCAAAAAAATATAAACCTATATTTATCTCTGCCATGTTAGCTTGTTTTCTAACAGGAGTAACAGAACCAATTGAATTTATGTTTATGTTTATATCACCAGTTTTATACTTAGTATATGCAGTACTTACTGGACTTGGATTTGCACTTGCAGATATAATCAATTTAAGAGTTCATGCCTTTGGATTTATAGAATTTTTAACTCGTACTCCAATGATGATAAAAGCAGGACTTACTATGGATTTAATCAATTTCTTCATATCATGTGCAGTATTTTTCTTCTTAAACTTTGGAATATTCAATTTCTTAATTAAGAAGTTTAATATTGCAACACCAGGACGCAGAGGTAATTATATAGAAGAAGGTAATGAAGAGGATAATAAAAAAGCTGATACAAATATGGCACAAGATGTTTTATCAAGTAAAATAATTAATTTACTTGGAGGAGCAGATAACATAGAAGATGTAGATGCGTGTATGACACGTTTAAGAGTAACAGTAAAAGATGTTAGCTTAGTTGGAAATGAAAAAGAATGGAAAGCATTAGGAGCATTAGGATTAATAGTTAAAGATAGAGGTGTTCAAGCTATATATGGACCTAAGGCGGATGTTTTAAAATCAAATATACTAGACATGTTGGGGGCGTAG
- a CDS encoding endonuclease/exonuclease/phosphatase family protein, with amino-acid sequence MKLLTLNCHSWQEENQIEKIKYIAKTINEKDYDVIALQEVSQLIEKDKVHENVKSDNFALLLQNELKSLGNNQYEFYWDVAHIGYDIYEEGLCLMTKLPIVNKESFYITNSIKLDFWKTRKIVGIDVIYKSKEIRFLSCHLGWWNDNEEPFKEQVKRLINETDNEKLVFLMGDFNNNANIKGEGYEYLCNKFFDTYKLSKVKDEGITVKGKIAGWDDNKLDLRLDLILSNKEIDVESSNVIFNGINKKVVSDHYGVEVCINVK; translated from the coding sequence TTGAAACTTTTAACATTAAATTGTCATTCATGGCAAGAAGAAAATCAAATTGAAAAAATAAAATATATAGCAAAAACTATTAATGAAAAAGATTATGATGTAATAGCTCTACAAGAGGTAAGTCAATTAATAGAAAAAGATAAAGTGCACGAAAATGTTAAAAGTGATAATTTTGCATTGCTATTACAAAATGAATTAAAAAGTTTGGGTAATAATCAATATGAATTTTATTGGGATGTAGCACATATAGGATATGATATTTATGAAGAGGGGCTTTGTCTTATGACAAAGCTTCCTATAGTTAATAAAGAAAGCTTTTATATTACAAATTCAATAAAACTTGATTTTTGGAAAACAAGAAAAATAGTTGGAATAGATGTTATTTATAAATCAAAAGAAATTAGATTTTTATCTTGTCACTTAGGATGGTGGAATGATAATGAAGAACCATTTAAAGAACAAGTAAAAAGACTTATTAATGAAACTGATAATGAAAAACTAGTTTTTTTAATGGGAGATTTTAATAATAATGCAAATATAAAAGGCGAAGGTTATGAATATCTATGTAATAAATTTTTTGACACATATAAGCTTTCTAAAGTTAAAGATGAAGGAATTACAGTTAAAGGTAAAATTGCAGGCTGGGATGATAATAAACTAGATTTAAGGTTAGACTTAATTTTATCTAATAAAGAAATTGATGTTGAAAGTTCTAATGTAATATTTAATGGAATAAATAAAAAAGTAGTATCAGATCACTACGGAGTAGAAGTTTGTATAAACGTAAAATAA
- a CDS encoding alpha-glucosidase: protein MKKIWWKEAVAYQVYPRSFYDSNNDGVGDLRGIIEKLDYIKELGIDIIWVSPFYKSPNDDNGYDISDYQDIMKEFGNMKDFDELLEAVHKKGMKLIIDLVINHTSDEHPWFIESKSSKDNPKRDWYIWRDGKEDKEPNNWESIFGGSAWVKDEKTNQYYLHLFTKKQPDLNWKNKDMRSAIYEMMNWWLDKGIDGFRVDAISHINKEEGLLDMPNPNNLKYVSSFDKHMNVEGIHEYLKDIKDNTYGKYDVMTVGEANGVTPEDAHLWVSEEEGKFNMVFQFEHLDLWNNNMDKSLDLLKFKKVLSKWQNNLHNIGWNALFIENHDIPRIVSMLGNDEKYWYESSTCLGLMYFMQEGTPFIYQGQEIGMTNVEFENIEDYDDVKTKNNYYLGLESGESHENLIKRAWRLSRDNSRTPMQWDDSNFGGFSKSKPWININPNYKTINVKNQINDEYSILNFYKTMIKIRKSNEALIYGEYKLILEDDKNIYAYKRVLGSDEFIIITNMSNEKVMYNYKDIKLNYENLVIANLKVKNHETTNSIELKPWECRMYKI, encoded by the coding sequence ATGAAAAAAATTTGGTGGAAAGAAGCTGTAGCTTATCAAGTATATCCAAGAAGTTTTTACGATTCAAACAATGATGGAGTTGGAGATTTAAGAGGAATAATAGAAAAATTAGACTATATAAAAGAATTAGGAATAGATATTATATGGGTGTCTCCTTTTTATAAATCTCCAAATGATGATAATGGATATGATATAAGCGATTACCAAGATATAATGAAAGAGTTTGGAAATATGAAAGACTTTGATGAATTATTAGAAGCGGTTCATAAAAAAGGGATGAAATTAATAATTGACTTAGTAATAAATCATACTAGCGATGAACATCCTTGGTTTATAGAATCAAAATCTTCAAAAGATAATCCAAAAAGAGATTGGTACATATGGAGAGATGGTAAAGAGGATAAAGAACCAAATAACTGGGAAAGTATATTTGGAGGATCAGCTTGGGTAAAAGATGAAAAAACTAATCAATACTACCTACATTTATTTACTAAAAAACAACCTGATTTAAATTGGAAGAATAAAGATATGAGAAGTGCTATTTATGAAATGATGAATTGGTGGTTAGATAAGGGCATAGATGGATTTAGAGTTGATGCCATAAGTCATATAAATAAAGAAGAAGGGCTTTTAGATATGCCAAATCCTAATAATTTAAAATATGTTTCTTCTTTTGATAAGCATATGAATGTAGAGGGTATACATGAATATTTAAAAGATATAAAGGATAATACTTATGGTAAATATGATGTGATGACCGTTGGAGAAGCTAACGGAGTAACTCCAGAGGATGCTCACCTGTGGGTATCTGAAGAGGAAGGTAAATTTAATATGGTGTTTCAATTTGAACATTTAGATTTATGGAATAACAATATGGATAAATCTTTAGATTTACTTAAGTTTAAGAAAGTATTATCTAAGTGGCAAAATAATTTGCATAATATAGGTTGGAATGCTTTGTTTATAGAAAATCATGATATACCTAGAATTGTATCTATGCTAGGAAATGATGAAAAATATTGGTATGAAAGTTCAACTTGCTTAGGCCTTATGTATTTTATGCAAGAAGGTACTCCTTTTATATATCAAGGTCAAGAAATTGGTATGACTAATGTTGAATTTGAAAATATAGAAGATTATGATGATGTAAAAACTAAAAATAATTATTATTTAGGATTAGAATCTGGAGAGAGTCATGAAAATCTTATAAAAAGAGCTTGGAGATTATCAAGGGATAACTCAAGAACTCCTATGCAATGGGATGATAGCAATTTTGGTGGATTTAGCAAAAGTAAGCCATGGATAAATATAAATCCAAATTATAAAACTATAAATGTCAAAAATCAAATAAATGATGAATATTCAATTCTTAATTTTTATAAAACTATGATAAAGATAAGAAAGTCAAATGAAGCATTAATTTATGGTGAATATAAGTTAATATTAGAAGATGATAAAAATATATATGCATACAAAAGAGTTTTAGGAAGTGACGAATTTATAATAATTACAAATATGTCTAATGAAAAAGTTATGTATAATTATAAAGATATAAAATTAAACTATGAGAATTTAGTGATAGCCAATTTAAAAGTGAAGAATCATGAAACAACAAATAGCATTGAACTAAAACCTTGGGAATGTAGAATGTACAAAATCTAA
- a CDS encoding sugar O-acetyltransferase — MTEKEKMLSGKAYIASDEELVKERKYARKITRLFNQTTEEDDYERVVLLKKLFGATGENIYIEPSFKCDYGSNIYIGDNFYANFNCIMLDICEIKIGKNVMLAPNVQIYTAYHPIDAKLRNSGIEYGASVTIGDNVWIGGGAIINPGVNIGDNVVIGSGSVVTKDIPANCVAVGNPCKIIKTL; from the coding sequence ATGACTGAAAAAGAGAAGATGTTAAGTGGAAAAGCCTATATAGCATCAGATGAAGAACTTGTTAAGGAAAGAAAATATGCTAGAAAAATAACTCGATTATTTAATCAAACTACAGAAGAAGATGATTATGAGAGAGTGGTTTTATTAAAAAAGTTATTTGGAGCTACTGGAGAAAATATCTATATAGAACCAAGTTTTAAATGTGACTATGGATCTAATATTTATATTGGGGATAATTTTTATGCTAACTTTAATTGTATAATGCTAGATATTTGCGAAATTAAAATCGGAAAAAATGTTATGTTAGCACCAAACGTTCAAATTTATACGGCATATCATCCAATAGATGCAAAACTTAGAAATTCAGGTATTGAGTATGGAGCTTCTGTAACTATAGGAGATAACGTATGGATTGGAGGAGGAGCTATAATAAATCCAGGTGTAAATATAGGGGATAATGTAGTTATAGGTTCTGGAAGTGTTGTAACAAAAGATATACCAGCTAACTGTGTAGCTGTAGGAAATCCATGTAAGATTATAAAAACTTTATAA